Proteins found in one Triticum urartu cultivar G1812 unplaced genomic scaffold, Tu2.1 TuUngrouped_contig_6897, whole genome shotgun sequence genomic segment:
- the LOC125531233 gene encoding replication protein A 70 kDa DNA-binding subunit A-like — protein sequence MGSAGDEFTPLSQLEYGMDKCKVRVRVSRLWESFNPKDDTLFGLDCLLIDEGKTMQARVEPGDIEWFEDLLVEGKVYALSDFHVDSQRDYYMSCSNEWTMYFGRQTVVTEIEVDIDSIPLHSFEFVKFKDLRYRCDDNSLLTDVLGHVVYAGELQEVLKKSRVIEICNARIRDLRGRALSVTLYGDIASGFAEDMLEKGQDTSLVVVFAGMSVTSSSSVCSTTS from the exons ATGGGTTCAGCTGGGGATGAGTTCACCCCACTGTCTCAGTTAGAATATGGAATGGACAAATGTAAAGTGCGGGTGCGCGTCTCGCGGCTGTGGGAGTCCTTCAATCCAAAAGATGACACTTTGTTCGGCCTTGACTGCCTTCTGATCGACGAG GGTAAAACTATGCAGGCGCGTGTAGAACCCGGCGATATAGAGTGGTTTGAAGATCTGCTAGTTGAAGGGAAGGTCTATGCCTTGTCAGATTTTCATGTTGATTCGCAGAGAGACTACTATATGTCCTGTAGCAATGAGTGGACTATGTACTTTGGGAGGCAGACGGTGGTCACTGAGATAGAAGTAGATATTGATTCGATACCCCTCCACAGCTTTGAGTTTGTGAAATTTAAGGATCTCCGTTATAGGTGTGACGACAACAGCTTATTGACAG ATGTTCTGGGTCACGTAGTGTATGCCGGGGAGCTACAGGAAGTCTTGAAAAAATCACGTGTTATAGAAATTTGCAATGCAAGAATTCGGGATTTGAG AGGAAGGGCACTGAGTGTCACACTATATGGAGATATTGCTTCTGGTTTTGCTGAGGATATGCTGGAGAAAGGCCAAGACACCTCACTTGTTGTTGTCTTTGCAGGGATGTCTGTTACTTCCTCATCATCAG TTTGCTCTACAACATCTTAA